Proteins from a single region of Amycolatopsis sp. CA-230715:
- a CDS encoding ArnT family glycosyltransferase produces MAVSVASEVVGERQGVPPFARWPVLAIAGAVGVLLLAVSGKFGYFGDELYFVASAKYHFAWGYADNPWLLPALAWLSDAVFPGSVVALRVLPMLLTAGGIVLAALIAREFGGGTRAQVTTAAAYALSFQLLASGHVLATSTVDPFCWVLVCWLVARWVRTRADRLLLLAGIVTAVAMQGKFLIAFLWLGLIAGAVIAGPRALLRRPALWAGGALTVLLTVPTLLWQARHGWPYLLMNTVVAEQNDRLLGGSVAMIPLAVLMSGLLVGAFLCCHGIFVLLRAPELREYRLFGWAAVLVALLLLVTASRYYYLAGLYAVLFAASAVRLERRRPARWWRWVPTWPVYALSVPLAIYLALPVRPATGFTGVQLVDFVGSGSYGWPRLADTVADSYRKLPPDDRAHTVVMGDSYWQASALAVYGPERGLPAAYGPERGYWYAGAPPDDTREVLYTGGDRELLDRFFGQVRQVNTVRLDIDASVANQGVPVWLCGAPRDPWPLLWDRMHRP; encoded by the coding sequence ATGGCCGTCTCGGTGGCGTCCGAGGTCGTCGGGGAGCGGCAAGGCGTGCCGCCGTTCGCGCGCTGGCCCGTGCTCGCCATCGCGGGCGCCGTCGGCGTGCTCCTGCTGGCGGTGAGCGGGAAGTTCGGGTACTTCGGCGACGAGCTGTACTTCGTCGCGTCGGCGAAGTACCACTTCGCCTGGGGCTATGCCGACAACCCGTGGCTGCTCCCGGCGCTGGCCTGGTTGTCGGACGCGGTGTTCCCCGGATCGGTGGTGGCGCTGCGGGTGCTGCCGATGCTGCTCACCGCGGGCGGAATCGTGCTCGCGGCGCTGATCGCCCGTGAGTTCGGCGGCGGCACCAGGGCCCAGGTGACGACCGCGGCGGCGTACGCGCTTTCCTTCCAGCTGCTGGCCTCCGGGCACGTGCTCGCGACGTCCACAGTGGACCCGTTCTGCTGGGTACTGGTGTGCTGGCTGGTCGCGCGCTGGGTGCGCACCCGCGCGGACCGGTTGCTGCTGCTCGCCGGAATCGTCACCGCGGTGGCGATGCAGGGCAAGTTCCTGATCGCCTTCCTGTGGCTCGGCTTGATCGCCGGTGCGGTGATCGCGGGCCCGCGCGCGCTGCTCCGCCGCCCGGCGCTGTGGGCGGGCGGTGCGCTGACCGTCCTGCTGACCGTGCCGACGCTGCTCTGGCAGGCGCGGCACGGCTGGCCCTACCTGCTGATGAACACCGTGGTCGCCGAGCAGAACGACCGCCTGCTCGGCGGAAGCGTCGCGATGATCCCGTTGGCGGTGCTGATGTCCGGGCTGCTCGTCGGCGCGTTCCTGTGCTGCCACGGGATCTTCGTGCTGCTGCGGGCGCCGGAACTGCGGGAGTACCGGCTCTTCGGCTGGGCGGCCGTACTGGTCGCGCTGCTGCTGCTGGTCACCGCGAGCCGCTACTACTACCTCGCCGGGTTGTACGCGGTCCTGTTCGCGGCCTCCGCCGTCCGCCTGGAACGTCGCCGTCCCGCCCGCTGGTGGCGCTGGGTGCCGACGTGGCCGGTGTACGCGCTTTCCGTGCCGCTGGCGATCTACCTCGCCCTGCCCGTCCGGCCCGCCACCGGGTTCACCGGCGTGCAGCTGGTCGATTTCGTCGGCAGCGGCAGCTACGGCTGGCCGCGGCTCGCGGACACCGTCGCCGACTCCTACCGGAAGCTGCCCCCGGACGACCGCGCGCACACCGTGGTGATGGGGGACAGCTACTGGCAGGCGAGCGCGCTCGCGGTCTACGGTCCCGAGCGGGGGCTGCCCGCCGCGTACGGCCCGGAACGCGGCTACTGGTACGCGGGCGCGCCGCCGGACGACACCCGCGAAGTGCTGTACACCGGCGGGGACCGGGAACTGCTCGACCGGTTCTTCGGACAGGTGCGGCAGGTGAACACCGTGCGCCTCGACATCGACGCGTCCGTGGCCAACCAAGGCGTTCCGGTGTGGCTGTGCGGTGCGCCGCGCGATCCGTGGCCCCTGCTGTGGGACCGCATGCACCGGCCGTAG